A single genomic interval of Armigeres subalbatus isolate Guangzhou_Male chromosome 1, GZ_Asu_2, whole genome shotgun sequence harbors:
- the LOC134208111 gene encoding LOW QUALITY PROTEIN: uncharacterized protein LOC134208111 (The sequence of the model RefSeq protein was modified relative to this genomic sequence to represent the inferred CDS: inserted 1 base in 1 codon), with amino-acid sequence MSDIPCRNPLKYCRLCLSQEDDLILLESHEKLTPMNKLLLQKLFHYMKITFHNEHDYPSAICVNCLNRFNNFHNYRRSVVRNHNAVKTFRRLFPDEFLNPSLPEEEEPTIIELIDDNEIDIKQEVDDEDSPMTVDRSTEETIKEVDVYHLDGELRTVVVKEEKLLPEESETVAPTKKSQAHLDGQLRTIIKEEKLSPVKLEPSASITNRNQASKPLPTVAKKNPQVINSKITILKRPQGKLLNAAPPEKRQNLVVGAAFSVVKCSHCRAVFRNRENLRIHEKNDHWSIINKPLPTKPAVTLPGKKIKPLPPNVTLYKCNNCTSSFIHLANYEHHMKXCKPDIPSKLNHQTAAKRTAPAPVVVNEVVKAAIAKIGGQVQIKSTNGVQIKLEETEDQRIRCPYCPLTYKTKYFLKKHMLDVHKIDDYEDVFFCHVCKLNYSCDEDLQLHNRAIHRFQCKQCLEDFRTCLHAQTPNENGINKGM; translated from the exons ATGTCTGATAT CCCTTGCCGGAATCCCCTCAAATACTGTCGACTTTGTCTGTCCCAGGAAGATGACCTTATTTTGCTGGAATCGCATGAAAAATTGACGCCAATGAATAAATTGTTGCTTCAAAAGTTATTCCACTACATGAAAATAACG TTCCACAACGAACACGACTATCCAAGCGCTATTTGCGTAAATTGTCTGAACCGATTCAATAATTTCCACAATTACCGTCGCTCGGTGGTTCGGAATCACAACGCTGTAAAGACATTTCGTCGTTTGTTTCCCGATGAATTTCTCAATCCGAGTCTGCCAGAGGAGGAGGAACCAACAATAATTGAACTGATCGATGATAACGAAATAGATATCAAACAAGAAGTTGATGACGAGGATTCACCGATGACCGTAGACAGATCCACCGAAGAAACAATCAAGGAAGTTGATGTTTATCACCTGGATGGCGAGCTAAGGACAGTTGTggtgaaagaagaaaaactaTTGCCAGAAGAATCGGAAACGGTTGCACCAACAAAAAAATCCCAGGCTCATTTGGATGGACAGCTTAGGACAATTATAAAGGAAGAAAAACTTTCGCCTGTTAAATTGGAACCATCCGCATCAATCACAAATAGGAACCAGGCATCAAAACCGTTACCTACAgtagcgaaaaaaaatcctcaagtTATAAACAGCAAGATAACTATTCTGAAACGTCCCCAAGGTAAACTTTTGAATGCAGCCCCTCCTGAAAAGCGGCAAAATTTGGTCGTTGGAGCTGCCTTTTCTGTTGTAAAATGTTCCCATTGCCGAGCTGTTTTTCGAAACCGTGAGAATttgagaattcatgaaaaaaatgatcaCTGGAGCATAATCAATAAGCCGCTCCCCACTAAACCTGCGGTCACACTTCCtggcaaaaaaattaaaccactACCGCCGAATGTAACCTTGTACAAGTGCAATAACTGCACCAGTAGTTTCATTCATCTGGCTAATTATGAGCATCACATGA ATTGTAAGCCAGATATCCCGTCGAAATTGAATCATCAGACAGCAGCGAAGCGCACAGCCCCGGCTCCGGTCGTCGTGAATGAAGTGGTGAAAGCCGCCATTGCCAAGATTGGTGGGCAGGTGCAAATTAAGTCGACGAACGGGGTGCAAATCAAACTGGAAGAAACAGAGGACCAACGGATTCGGTGTCCCTACTGTCCGCTGACGTACAAAACCAAGTACTTCCTAAAGAAGCACATGCTGGATGTACACAAGATCGATGATTATGAGGACGTATTTTTTTGCCACGTGTGCAAGCTGAACTATTCGTGCGATGAAGACCTGCAGCTGCACAATCGAGCCATTCATCGGTTCCAGTGCAAGCAATGTTTGGAGGACTTTAGGACATGCTTGCATGCGCAGACACCCAACGAGAATGGTATCAATAAAGGTATGTAG